From Cellulomonas dongxiuzhuiae, the proteins below share one genomic window:
- a CDS encoding MaoC family dehydratase N-terminal domain-containing protein: MPVDTTFAGRVYPPGDTYVVSREKLREFAEATGATHPAHTDVDAARALGHPDVVAPPTFAVVVAQRAEAQYVEDPAAGVDFSRVVHADERFRHHRPIRAGDHLRTTLHVDAVTQRAGLSMITTRCEIADAAGEPVATVVSTLAVRPEDDA, translated from the coding sequence GTGCCGGTCGACACCACGTTCGCCGGGCGGGTCTACCCGCCCGGCGACACGTATGTGGTCTCCCGTGAGAAGCTCCGGGAGTTCGCCGAGGCGACGGGTGCCACGCACCCGGCCCACACGGACGTGGACGCAGCCCGTGCCCTGGGGCATCCCGACGTCGTCGCGCCGCCCACGTTCGCCGTGGTGGTCGCGCAGCGCGCCGAGGCGCAGTACGTCGAGGACCCCGCCGCGGGCGTCGACTTCAGCCGCGTCGTGCACGCCGACGAGCGGTTCAGGCACCACCGGCCCATCCGCGCCGGGGACCACCTGCGGACCACGCTGCACGTCGACGCCGTCACGCAGCGTGCGGGGCTGTCGATGATCACCACCCGGTGCGAGATCGCCGACGCGGCCGGGGAGCCCGTCGCGACCGTCGTCTCGACCCTCGCCGTGCGACCCGAGGACGACGCGTGA